The Rhodocytophaga rosea genome has a segment encoding these proteins:
- a CDS encoding acyl-CoA dehydrogenase family protein, which yields MAIHPIDTDTSAHKKLAHDLFESPDFYGIDDLLTEEHKLIRSSIRSFVKKEISPIIEDYAQRAEFPAYLVKKFGEIGAFGPTIPEEYGGGGLDYIAYGLIMQEIERGDSGMRSTASVQGSLVMYPIYAFGSEEQKRKYLPKLASGEWLGCFGLTEPDYGSNPAGMVTTIKEEGDYYLLNGSKMWISNSPMADVAVVWAKNEAGRIKGVIVERGMEGFSTPEIHNKWSLRASCTGELVFDNVKVPKANLLPNIDGLKGPLKCLDSARYGISWGALGAAMDCYDSAKRYALERIQFDKPIASFQLIQKKLAEMLTEITKAQLLCWRLGVLKNEGKATTAQISLAKRNNVEMALNIAREARQIHGGMGITGEYSIMRHMMNLESVVTYEGTHDIHLLILGNEITGISAFK from the coding sequence ATGGCCATTCATCCAATAGATACCGATACCTCTGCGCATAAAAAACTGGCTCATGATTTATTCGAATCTCCGGATTTTTATGGCATCGACGACTTACTGACAGAGGAACACAAACTGATCCGGAGCAGCATCCGGAGTTTTGTTAAAAAAGAGATTTCACCCATCATTGAGGATTATGCCCAGCGGGCAGAATTTCCGGCGTATCTGGTAAAAAAGTTTGGCGAAATTGGTGCATTTGGTCCTACCATTCCCGAGGAATATGGTGGGGGTGGTCTGGATTATATAGCTTATGGTTTAATTATGCAGGAGATTGAGCGGGGAGATTCAGGTATGCGTTCTACTGCTTCGGTGCAGGGTTCCTTGGTCATGTATCCTATTTATGCTTTTGGCAGCGAAGAGCAAAAACGCAAATATCTGCCTAAACTCGCTTCCGGCGAATGGCTGGGTTGTTTTGGACTTACCGAGCCAGATTATGGATCGAACCCGGCAGGAATGGTCACTACTATTAAAGAGGAAGGCGACTATTATTTGCTGAATGGCTCAAAAATGTGGATTTCCAATTCACCCATGGCAGATGTAGCCGTTGTATGGGCCAAGAACGAAGCGGGACGAATTAAAGGTGTTATTGTGGAAAGAGGCATGGAAGGATTTTCTACGCCGGAAATTCACAATAAATGGTCGCTGCGGGCAAGTTGTACTGGTGAACTGGTGTTTGATAATGTGAAAGTGCCTAAAGCAAACCTGCTACCCAATATTGACGGATTGAAAGGCCCCTTAAAATGCCTGGATTCTGCCAGGTATGGAATCTCCTGGGGTGCCCTGGGTGCTGCCATGGATTGTTACGATTCTGCCAAAAGATATGCCCTTGAACGTATCCAGTTCGACAAACCGATTGCTTCTTTCCAGCTGATACAAAAAAAATTAGCCGAAATGCTTACCGAGATCACCAAAGCGCAATTGCTATGCTGGCGGCTGGGAGTCCTTAAAAATGAAGGCAAAGCGACCACGGCACAAATTTCTTTAGCCAAACGGAATAATGTAGAAATGGCTCTGAATATTGCCCGTGAAGCCAGGCAAATTCATGGTGGAATGGGTATTACCGGCGAATATTCTATTATGCGCCATATGATGAACCTGGAATCTGTTGTTACTTACGAAGGCACACATGATATCCATCTGCTGATCCTGGGCAATGAAATCACTGGTATTTCAGCGTTTAAATAA